Proteins from one Rosa chinensis cultivar Old Blush chromosome 7, RchiOBHm-V2, whole genome shotgun sequence genomic window:
- the LOC112177637 gene encoding uncharacterized protein LOC112177637: MNNLWDQIRRSQDEDDEEMMATNAIVIAAVAEEYGNQHRGHGSHPSRAPKEERLREEKGKGMLADYFVDRPVFKDPVFRTRYRMSLNLFKRISTDLCQYDRYFVQRSDATGKVGLLSEQKMTAALRMPAYGAGADQCAEYCRMAKSTSVTALQHFTRGIVDLYSVEYLRAPTDADLRRLLAKAERRGWAGEYSGKKQIPTIILEAVASYDTWIWHALFGMPGACNDLNVLAKFPLFDELTAGRAPLIQFQVNNRAHSLGYYLANGIYPRWATFLKTVRNPTRPNEIEFAKTQEGYRKDVERCFGILQSRFGIVRGAARGWHKKDLRYIMLTCIILHNMIVENERPEDSDDELESDDEEDNNMRPKIVEVWEGLTGRDFDPVGRDAHHLNGFMDRYQQIRSEHSHSNLQEDLIQHFWEFQGNRSI, translated from the exons ATGAATAATTTGTGGGATCAAATTCGACGGTCtcaggatgaagatgatgaagagatgatggCCACCAATGCCATTGTCATCGCTGCAGTCGCAGAAGAATATGGAAACCAACACCGAGGGCATGGTTCTCATCCAAGTCGTGCACCAAAAGAGGAACGACTTAGAGAAGAAAAGGGCAAAGGTATGTTGGCTGACTACTTTGTCGACCGACCAGTGTTCAAAGATCCGGTGTTCCGAACACGTTACAGGATGAGTCTCAATCTCTTCAAGCGTATATCTACTGACCTTTGCCAATATGATCGTTACTTTGTTCAAAGGTCAGATGCTACCGGCAAAGTCGGACTGCTTTCGGAGCAGAAGATGACAGCTGCCTTGCGAATGCCTGCTTACGGTGCAGGGGCAGATCAATGTGCTGAATATTGTCGGATGGCGAAATCCACCTCCGTCACAGCCCTTCAGCACTTTACACGAGGAATTGTTGATCTTTACTCAGTAGAATATCTCCGCGCTCCTACTGATGCCGACCTCAGACGACTTCTTGCCAAAGCTGAGAGGAGAG GTTGGGCTGGAGAATATAGTGGTAAGAAACAGATCCCCACTATCATCCTGGAAGCAGTCGCATCTTACGACACTTGGATTTGGCACGCATTGTTTGGAATGCCCGGGGCATGCAACGACCTGAACGTCTTGGCAAAGTTTCCGTTGTTTGATGAGCTTACCGCCGGTAGAGCACCTCTGATCCAATTCCAAGTTAACAACAGAGCTCACAGTTTAGGGTACTATCTCGCCAACGGTATTTATCCTCGATGGGCGACTTTCTTGAAAACTGTTCGAAATCCTACACGCCCCAATGAAATCGAGTTTGCAAAGACTCAAGAGGGGTATAGGAAGGATGTAGAAAGATGTTTTGGTATATTACAGTCACGGTTTGGTATTGTTAGAGGAGCTGCTCGTGGGTGGCATAAAAAGGACCTTCGATACATCATGTTGAcgtgtattatattacacaacatgattgtCGAAAATGAACGACCTGAAGACAGCGATGATGAGTTGGAGTCCGATGATGAGGAGGATAACAATATGAGGCCCAAGATTGTTGAGGTATGGGAGGGACTAACCGGTAGAGACTTTgatcctgttggtagagatgCTCATCATTTGAACGGATTCATGGACCGCTACCAACAAATTAGATCTGAGCACAGTCACTCCAACCTTCAGGAAGACCTCATTCAACACTTCTGGGAATTTCAAGGCAATAGGAGTATCTAG